A segment of the Necator americanus strain Aroian chromosome IV, whole genome shotgun sequence genome:
TAATATAATTAGGTTGCAAAAGGTGGTGTCCATTCTAGGGAAAGCTGATGATGTTTGTATACAGAAAATGACTATGTTGTAGACTTCATAGACTTCATAACATAAATAGTAGTGTCAAAAAGACCCGAAAACCATAGCATAACTGCGTAAACGGCTCCACTCGTAGTGGTGTGGCAGAACCAACAACTGCGATGTAGGGGTGGACCTCGCTGGATGCAGTCGGAGTGCAGAGATGAGCAAGAATCCCACATCGGTCGCAACTGCTCGCCCCATCGCGTCCAgtgcagccgctcacgcaattGCACACctttaggtcgttttgacaaAACTGTACAACATGTTCTAGTACCTAAAATAAGATGCGTCCTGAAGTTTCCCCAAAAGTGCAAATAATGCAACTGGGAATGATATGACAATATCAGTGTTATAAATCAGGTACAAGGCCAACTCTAGATGTTTCACTATTCGCATTCAAGAACATCTTATGTTTAATGGATAACATGTTCCTCCAAAAATCACAGGAGTCAAAGCATGACTTGAAAAATAAGTTTACACTACACATTACAGGAAACAAATGCGGCAGATGAGAGCGAGGATGAATGAAACGACGATGACAGAAGAATAAGACGATGAATAAAAGGCCATCACCATTGACAACACTGTTGCCACGTGGTTCCAATAGGCGTCGTGCCTCCGGATCCTAGTCGGAACGTATCGGTACTTCTAGAAGGAAGGTAAACAATAATTCAAATATGGACAGCTAATAAATATTCTGGCAGAAAAGTAAGCAGTAATATGTGAAACATGATGAAGTTGGTCATGTGTATATGTAAGCTATGAAAAGGTAAACAACATCCGTGTGATTGATTGGGGAAGGTATGTTTTCAAAATGACAGTACAGGGATTGAAATCAAAGGGATTATATGATGGTACTGACAGAGATGGGTTCAGAAGAGAACTAAGTAACCAAATTATCGAAagggagttttctttttctttgatttgcgTTGTTTGGCATTCACCTACATTTCGTAAAACATCtgcaaaactacaaaaaaaatgtcgtttATCTCAATTAAAGGGCTATATGACATCCTGCAGCAACGCACGAAAAGGCTTTCACTGTTTTTGCGTTATTTTTACTTCTGCGAGTGATGATCAACTCATCCTGTGACATAGAAGGTCTGATATTCTCCCTATGCAAACGTGGTATTACgctgaggattttttttggatttccccCTTTTGCTGGCAATTAATTCGCACAGGTTCGTTATCTTTAATTGCAAGAGATAAGCATGGGTGAGCATGAATAGAACTGGATGCCTATTCCATTCATGGTAGGGGGCGACATGTTATTCAGATGCAGTAGTTTTTCCTTTGTATTTGCAGAAGAGGAGAATCCGcaaatttaattattctaCTGCGTGCAAGTATTTGTTTCTACTGTTTCGCTGCATTTAGTGCTAGAAAAACAAGGTAAGATCGCATTCATAATAATTCCAAACTTTTCAAAAGCAACACTTCATACGCATTAGGTTACATTTTCATATGTTCAGGTATCAGATCGATAAAAAAACGAgtgattgaaataaaataaataaaaactcacGCTGAGTCACGATGCACTCCTTGGTCGTACTGTCGTTTCAGAATGGTAGCCAACTCCAGAAAAGCGGCATCCACGTTCACGTTACTCTTTGCGCTCGTCTCAATCATTGCAAACATACCTTAAACAAGAACTTTGtgggaaaaacgaaaagaggTTTTGTTCTTTTCGCAAATTTATCAAAGTATCATTAAAGGATGCTCAAGAGTTTCGAAACCCGCTTAAATAAAATTGCCCTACAATTATGAAAAGAGAAGCAGAATTCTCACCATTCGCCCTCTGCACTATTTCACCTTCTTCGCTCTCAATTACTCGCTGTTCCTCTAAATCACACTTGGTTGCTGGAAAACTGATGAAATGTACTAGGGAACGGAATTTTCATGAAACATCAATGTACCCACCAACGAGCAACTTTACAACATTTGGAGCAGCGAATTTGGACACGTCATCTATCCACCTGCAACGGCATTGGAGTTTTGTAATTCCGTTTTGATCAaaggattagaaaaaaatgaagagcgaaaaatataaaatagctCTCAagctattttatatttcttgcTTTCGCACTAAATTCTGCGAGAAGTTTCAGACGATCTAAAACCACAAATATTGGTTTTGAAATGTGTTCGAAAGTCATGGGTTCATGACACTAAATTCTTGGTAAAATCGCAGCTCGTTTCTGCACCTGATCATAGATGGTTGGGGCTACTCACCAAAGCTTACCTCTGCAGACTAGTGAAAGATTGTTTACATGTGATGTCGTAGCATAGAACAATCCCATTGGCAGATCGATAGTATGACTGTGTGATCGTTCGAAATCGCTCTTGACCACCGGTATCCCAAATTTGCAGTTTAACCTTTTTTCCATCTAGAAAAGTTTTGCTAGCATGGACAACCAAATCTAATCGCAACCAGTGCACACTTTAAAAATACCTATGACTAGAGTTTTCATTGTAAAATCAACGCCAATCGTAGTTCCTTGCCTGTCCACATATGTGCCATTTCGGAAGCGTTGAACAACGCAGCTACAAAGAAAAGATTACTGCAGTATCATAATGACTTTTAATAACAAGATACAAGGATCCCATATTAAAAGCACTTCCAAACGGAAAATGCAGGGAATTCTAGACCTTTTAGCACCCATAAAATGTAAATCtacgaggaaaaaatcatcaattGGAATGGTTTAAGCAATATTTTTGCAACTGCATTTCTGCATTGATTTGAGTTTTTGCAAGAACATATGGATATGTTTTCCGTCGATCAGCTGATCATATTATCGATACTAAAAAACGGGGTGGGATACTACAATACAATGAATGAAGCAATAATCCTGCACTAGTGAGTTCGGAGAATTTAGTTTGACTTCTGTGGGAATTCATGTTCTTCAAAATGACGCCGTTATCAACGTCATCTGTGGAAGGCGTCTTGTACGATGGGAATGGTATTACGTCATCAAATCCTAGAAGGTTCTATTAGCGATCGTAGCGGTGTCAGAAAGTTCGCACTCCACGACTCAGTGTGAAGGAACAAGCTGAAAAGGCCGGTGTTGACCGTTACTCGTGAGAGAACGATCGAATCGATTTTGATTGAGCAAATGATAACACAAGAGATAGCAGTTACTACAGAATTTCTACTACTTCGATACAGGGTCAACCAGCCACTGAGAAGTTTTTTCAGGTACAGTCGTGACTCATAATCAGTTCAAATGATGCGCAAAGTTAAGTGATAAAATTAATCGAAAGTAAAGCAAATATAAGGGAATTCCGTAATGCGGATGAGTTTGGTTCCAACGTGAACAAAGAACAAGGCAGGTATAAACGGGCCCTGCAACCAGCCTATAAGTGGTCAGCTTAAAATGGTGCTAAAGTTCAATTGACCAGAGACACGACCGAAACAACATACATGTAGTTGGAATGCCAGAGGTTTCCTAGAACTTTTCTTCCAACCTTCACCTAGTATACATCAAAGAGAAATGATGAGTATCATCACGAacagcaaaagaagaagaactaatAGGAGAAACAAGTCTAACTTACAATTGAccaaagagagaaaatgacCAAAAAGGCCcaaatcgaacaaaaaaaaagaaacttgaaacaaagaaaaaaaagaaactcacgTCTTCCCTACCCCCATATCTCCTATTAATACTATCTTAAACAGATAATCGAAGCCGTCATCTCCATCCATGGCTGGACGCagtaaaatgttggaaaataaATGCTATCTAACTACTCAAATATCCATATAATCATGTGTTTTACAatcctgaaattgaaaatgtcgCTGGAAAAACAAACAGCTCTTCTGTACTAGAAACATTTAATGAAGTAATGTGACAGCAACATGAGCGAAAATCGCGGCAGTATTGAACACTTGCATCGTCCTTCATCGCCGACCCTCCTCCGCCGCGAGAGATTGCGTTAAGTCGGGAGGGAGCAGTGAATCTGTCCAAACATTATCTTCCAgcgtgcaattgcgtacaaaAATTGGCATCCACCGTAGTCAAATATTCAACAGTTAGATTTGACTGCTACTGCGGCACAGGCATGCaacttttcaaagttttttgaagagatttctGTTTCGTGCGACAATAGATCAAATTCGAGCGATGTCTTCATGGTTCTGATATTTCCTGCGATACGATTTGGAGCGCTGCCCTGTTTCGGCTGTTTTCAAGgcgtttcaattttttttcttggcttcTGTTAACCGACTTCTTGGCAACGGAAATACGTTACCTTGGTTGTTTTAACTGCATGAATTTTACTACTAGGTAACTGTTCTTtcaacttcgttttttttgtcgatAAATTCAGGAAGTAACTTAAATTTTAGATACATTTGAATGGGTTGGGCAGTTACATTAtcatctattctttttttcatatataaCAACATTAATAATAACACATGAAGTGGAATTAATGCGTAAAaaacgttttgtttttgctcaAAACAAGTGGACTTAGACGCGGCAGCGAAATGGTTGGGAAGGGAAAACtgagggtcgataaattggtgccagacttgtctgggaggataaaaacgctgacttaaaggcatcaccccacgaatctgaggtggtgcagatttcaggtggagtattcgcatacgggatgggaaactacggagaggggggtgattccgtccatttcttcctaattgccgtaaaaaacggcccggaagatacggcttcattcgttttggcgcaccattttgtacaagaggttcgattggagcgcgccagtcttgtgcggcgccgcatcttccgggccgttttttacggcaattagcaagaaatggacggagtcacctccctctccgtagtctcccatcccgtatacgaatactccacctgaaatctgcaccacctcagattcgtggggtgatgcctttaacaaatcGGCTAGCCCCTGTTAGTCGTTGTGCAGTACTTGCGCATTCGTAAAACTCAAACGGTTCttagttgaagtgaacgcggtggggCCTCTCAAAGGGATTGATTGATGCCACACtaccctttatcctttatttatagGTTATTTGAGACGTCTACAACGACGCATCGGCGTTTTTAGATGGTAGAATAACCAAACACGCATAGAGAGATAAGTTAGGTAGATGGTTTCAGAAACACATCTCATAGAACAGGACATCATCTGCCTCGTAACTGAATTGACATTCTGACACGACACGTGCTTCTGAAGCTTCAGTTGGATAgtcattttcaggaaattcgTAGTTTTTGTGAGATGACATTGCAAATAGTAGTATTAGTAGCAATAGTATTCCAGGATCATCTAAGATGAACAGGTGACACGCTCGATATACGTCTCAATAATGACGGCACTGCTCTAGGACCTATTGGTCTTGATGTGTTGGAGCTCTATACAAAATATCATTGAAAACTATGCACTCCTACAATTCACCTAGGAGTATTGATTAGATTTTTTATGGATCTTACTCTTTACTTGCTTGTCTAGCTGTGAATTGTTGTCGGCATTTATAGTTgtgaatattgaaaaaagcaaCAGGCAACGGGCTGACAAGGTGCCCCAAACGACGTTCTACTTCCCTGGTTCTCAGGTGACTTTGAAGACGATTTCTTCGAGAACGATTTGGTACTTGATTCATTGGAATCTATCAGGGACCTTATGTGGTACGTGATTCGGATCACTGTGTAGGTTCtagagatttctttttgtcaaAGACGGCTgtcaattcattcattccgaCATTTTCTCGTGTGCAGCATTCTAGGACCGAGCACAAATTTTTGCGCCAGCTGCATCTGTGTGTGCAGGAAGTTGTTGCATCAAAGTACGTACGGAACGAAAAGTTTTCAAACCGTTTTATAAGTGCTCCACATGTAGTCATCCTACGGTAAAGTAAAACACTTCATTCCTTGCAGTGTAGCAAATATAGTATACTTTTCTATCACTGATTATCACGAATTACGATGTCATCGTCGTTCAACTATATcattaatttcgaaaaaattgactCCTGTCGCCTTCCAATGACCAAGCGGACTCAAATTGCGAGCAAACCttaaaagatagatggtttaAGAGTACTTTCAATCTATAAAAACATTCCAATCGTATGTAAATAGTAGTTCATTAGAAAGTGAAAGGATGTGGTACTCACGTAACATTTGAGGCGATAACGTCGTTTTTATATTTATCCAGTAGCTGAGGTAGTGTTGCTTCCCATGGGACAGATTTGTTTTTACGAATGAAAGAGGCAATAGTGAAATAAATACTTATTACTCCTTGTTCGgcttctgaaaaaagaaaagttttctcttctaaaaGGTAATAAAACTTGTAAGTAAGATATCTTGAGGCTCACTCCTATTTCGGAAATCTCTGCCAGAAAGTAAAGTAGAATGGATGAAAGACAAGACAACGTCATCAGGGCTAAATCGTAGCAGGGGTAGCTGTTGCTCGGTGCAtctaaaaaagtgaataagtgAAATTACATACTTTCATCTTTCAAAGAACTGACTTTGACTAATAGTTAGCAACCATCACAAGATAGAGCATgtgtcaaaagaaaaatttctctacGAAGGTACCTTAAACcctgtgaaaaagaaatttggaatAGGAAATCTAGCATAGCAATTGCCTGTAgggttgaaagaaaaagaaaagagaagtaaCGCGTAACTGCGGCACTAAACTGTGCTCTTACTTCTGGAAGCTccaacttccttttttcttttagcggttttagcctacatgtcctAGATTCTCCAAAACTAATgtttaggttttagggcccgTCTGACTTAGttgttcacttccagaaataagaacacAGATGGGTGATATCGGAGCACTAAAATGATGAAGGGAAATTTCTTGATCTTGTCATGAAGTGCGCGGGGAATACAATAACATACTTCCCTTCACTCTCTACGCTTCCATACAAAAGTGACAAAACATATAAAGAAATATTGCTGCATCGTTTCAAAAGCATATTTTATAACTAGATTGCACGATTATGGTTCATACTAACCAGGCGCGGtaaggaggagccggaccctcaaATAAAGATGGTCTACCTCAAGGGAGCAGCTCGGGTGAGGAGGATCCCTTTGCCACCCGTCCAAAGGTGAAGGGTTAGGAACACAGGATCCGACTACCGCATGTATGGTACTAATAGGAATCCGAAAAATTCAGTTCATACAGATTTAATATCAAAACTGACACACCTCCGCCTAGCTATTTTAGCTTGTTCCACAAGATCCTTAGATGCGACTAAGCTCATCCTATCCCACTCTTCATTGGCAATACATGCTCCTAACACTGATAAGCCCTGAAAAGATCTTACAAACGAGATTATTGTTCTAGTGTTCCTactgaggaaaattgaaatgttcaccgcttaaaggcatcaccccacgaatctgcggtggtacggatttcaggtggagtattcgtacgggatagtagattatggagaggggtgtgattccgttcatttcttcctaattgccgtaaaaaacggcccggaagatgcggcgtcgcacacagctggcgcgctccagtcgaactccttgtggggAATAGTgtgccgtatctttcgggccattTTGTACggtaattgggaagaaatgaacggaatcaccctcctccccatcatttacgaccccgtatacgaatactgcaccggaaatccgtaccactccagattcgtggggtgatgcctttaagcagagataggataaggataaagttcacGTAACGAATTATACCAATGTAACACTGAGTAGATCTATTCAAATTTGCTCTCTTGTCTCAATTAATGTTCCTGGCAAGCAGTAAccgattatttattatttcggAAAAGGCTCGTATAGTCTTGTATTTGAAACGAACAGCTGAATTCCTCTAACATTTTCATTTACCTCATTGGCGGCACGGACTAGACCTTCCTTGGTGTAGGCTCGTTCGTAAACTAGTTGGTAGACTGCTTGTGAGAATAATGCTCCAAGTCTTCGAGTCAAATCAAATGTGGGTACAACCACTTTGGGAGAcgggaaaagagaaaaacttttgCTTGCTATGGTCTGGAAAAAGATTTAACTGAGATTTCTACtcggaaaagaacaaaagccCTTTTCTCACAAGCTCATCAACATCTAAATTTGCTTCCAAGTTTGTTTTATTATGTACTGCTCCGAAGTGAGAGGCTCTAGCTGATGTTGTTGGTTGTAGCAAATTTCTTGAAAGGCGTAACATAGATAACATCTGCAAAAATTCATGTAAGGACAGTGAAGGCGAAAAGCAGCAAGATTTACATATAAAAAGACACAATAGAACAGTCGACCTCGAACTACGTACAGGCATGAGTCCATCtacaaagagaagaaaagaaaaaatgcatatACACTGCAAAAGGAAGAAACACTATCGCTAGACATTCTAGAGTTATTCTTCAATTTACTGTACAACAGATTGTTATACAACTGAGAAACCACGAAAAACATCGAATTAAAGACTACATTGAAGACGTCGCCACTTCTCCAACACTGCACCTACTTCGGGCTAGGAAACCCTCGGACGGGCAAAAAACGCCGCGCGCGGTCACTGAGTACGAGTTCTCCATTTTATTCGTTAGTGAACTGAGGGTGACATTTCTTGGCTGGCCTAAAATTCCCATCGTTTTTTGGGGGAAGTTCGTCCATAACATTTCCTTTCTGTAGGATCCTAAGTGGGAAATGGTTCTGGGTGGGCTGTGATTGTATATTGCGTCTTCTCCTATCAAGGAAGACTAGGCGGTCGGGATTTTTAGCGTTTAATAAAGGCTATTCACCTGGGTTACTGTGGAGTTTGATACAAAACCTCGTAGTTGGTTCTATTCATTGCAATGCCCTTGAAatacttcttttgttttcgtctGGTGGAACCTAAGTCTAAGCCTTGTTGATCTTTGTAGATGAGTAATGTTAACAAGTAATTCTCTTGTTCCTTCATCGACAGATCACGGAATTTGTTTGTAGTCGTCTTCGTCAACATCTccattcttcgctttttttatgTCGAGAATGTCACTAGTCTGTTAGCTTGTTTTAGCATTTCACATCCCGTTTTAAGGTAAAATGCGTTATATTTCTGCCTATCTCCTCGCCCTTGCTGGTGGAAACCACTCTCCAAAGGTTAGCTAAGCTTCTGTGAATTTCTGAGATTTTGTATTACGATAATTGCGACTTTTTTTAGCTTGAGGATTTGAAAAACATCCTCGGAGCAGTCGGAGTCGACACTGATGTTGAAACTGCCAAGTTGGTTATTTCCCGGCTACAGGGCAAGAGCATTGAAGAAGTCATTGCCGAGGGATCATCTGGATTAGTTTCGGTAACATGTTATCTAATGTCTTTCTATTTCTGATTCTCTTACCTTAATTTGGTACTTACTCTAAATGTTGGCTCCCgatgaatagaaagaaaatcttctttgttttgtattcTTCAATGTTTGTCTTAGGTGAACAAatatatttgcaaaaattgtctTTCCGATCTGAcaagacaaaaacaaaactctaTGGTCGGGCAGGAATACTCACCGTATTAAGCTGTATCCAACTTTCTTTTGGTTCCGCGCTTTCCACTTTGTGTAGtcggggtcaaaacgacatgaagcacggtgtagttgcgtctCGTGAGCGGTTTTCTTGGCAATTTTCCAAATACCGTCACCCGGATAGATattagtggatttttcttcgttttcattattttttgcttttcttcttgattatATCGTCTAttatgtcctttttttttcgtatttttgttatgtttgctgtatttgcttttgcCGTAGAGATCTATATCGTAGCTGTATTGTTCTtaagttattgtattgtttttgttcatgacttatttatgaaaataagtcatgaacaaaaacaacttttttgtcTGTAAGGGAGGGAGAATAGGcgaaggaacaaaaaagaacattaacacAAGTTATAGTATcgcttttgttcatgttttgcttttgaaatttggttcaaaattgtgtctatttctatgttaatgttcttttttgtttcttcgcctACTCTCCCTCccttacgaacaaaaaaagaacatctacATGAAAATAAGTATGTGAACAAAAGTGATACAATAACTCAAGAAGAATACCGACACAATATGGATCTCTGCAGCAAAACTAAATGCAGCATACATgacaaaaattcgaagaaagaaatataaaaaaaaatcagaaggaaaagcaaaaagaatgaaaacgaaaaaaaatgcggtCAATATCGATACAAGAGAGTCATTTGGCGAAGTTCGACAAATTGCCAAGCAAACCGCCTGCGAGCAGTCAAAAACCGCGCTGCTCCAGCTCGACCACTCGTGCAgctgcaccgtacttcatatcgttttgtcCCCGACTATAAGTGTGTATTAATGTGGTTGCTGTTTGATCACATCATCAACATCTAAAGCCCATGTTGTAGTCTGTTATTCGGATCAGATATCAATCggtttttcttaattaataGGAGGAGGGTTGTCAAAACAGCAAAACTAGCAGACCGTTGTCTTAGGGGGTACTGTTTAGTgccttaaaggtatcaccccacgaatctgaggtggtacggatttcaggt
Coding sequences within it:
- a CDS encoding hypothetical protein (NECATOR_CHRIV.G14712.T2), with protein sequence MDGDDGFDYLFKIVLIGDMGVGKTCVVQRFRNGTYVDRQGTTIGVDFTMKTLVIDGKKVKLQIWDTGGQERFRTITQSYYRSANGIVLCYDITCKQSFTSLQRWIDDVSKFAAPNVVKLLVATKCDLEEQRVIESEEGEIVQRANGMFAMIETSAKSNVNVDAAFLELATILKRQYDQGVHRDSASTDTFRLGSGGTTPIGTTWQQCCQWY
- a CDS encoding hypothetical protein (NECATOR_CHRIV.G14712.T1) — its product is MDGDDGFDYLFKIVLIGDMGVGKTCVVQRFRNGTYVDRQGTTIGVDFTMKTLVIDGKKVKLQIWDTGGQERFRTITQSYYRSANGIVLCYDITCKQSFTSLQRWIDDVSKFAAPNVVKLLVATKCDLEEQRVIESEEGEIVQRANGMFAMIETSAKSNVNVDAAFLELATILKRQYDQGVHRDSASTDTFRLGSGGTTPIGTTWQQCCQW
- a CDS encoding hypothetical protein (NECATOR_CHRIV.G14713.T1), which gives rise to MNSCELLSAFIVVNIEKSNRQRADKVPQTTFYFPGSQGPYVVRDSDHCHSRTEHKFLRQLHLCVQEVVASKYVRNEKFSNRFISAPHVVILR
- a CDS encoding hypothetical protein (NECATOR_CHRIV.G14714.T1), translated to MLSMLRLSRNLLQPTTSARASHFGAVHNKTNLEANLDVDELTIASKSFSLFPSPKVVVPTFDLTRRLGALFSQAVYQLVYERAYTKEGLVRAANEGLSVLGACIANEEWDRMSLVASKDLVEQAKIARRRCTEQQLPLLRFSPDDVVLSFIHSTLLSGRDFRNRKAEQGVISIYFTIASFIRKNKSVPWEATLPQLLDKYKNDVIASNVTFARNLSPLGHWKATGVNFFEINDIVERR
- a CDS encoding hypothetical protein (NECATOR_CHRIV.G14715.T1), with protein sequence MRYISAYLLALAGGNHSPKLEDLKNILGAVGVDTDVETAKLVISRLQGKSIEEVIAEGSSGLVSISGGAGPAPAAGGAAPAAAAAPAEEAKPAKKEEKEESDDDMGFGLFD